The Halocalculus aciditolerans nucleotide sequence AAAGCCCGTAGAGTCGGGTACAATGTGGCAACTCGGCCCCCACGCGGACGAGCCAGAGTGGAAGCTGCTCGACGTCCCCTTCGACAATGACCTGATGGAGATCTGTCAGACGACGGTCGGCGCGTACGCCATCGGCGACGGCGGCGTCCTCGCCGGTAACCGCAACAAGGAGGGGTGGAAGATCGTCCTCGACGACGGGCCGAACGCGCGCGACAACCAGCTCCGCGCGATGGACGTCACGGACGACGGGAAGCGCCTCTGGTTCCTCGGCAGCTCCGGCGCAATCGGCTGCTACGACGTCGAAACCCGCCGGAAGTACGACTACTCGTACCCCAAGGAGATGACCTCCACCTGGGAGGGTATCACGGTCTCCGGACCCGCCGGGAGGGAGAAGGGTCTCGCGGCGAACGGGAGCGGCGAAGTGATGCCGTTCACCATCGACGGCTTCGACGTCGACTGGGGGGTCGCGGAGAAGCCCGTCGGCGGCAAGGCCTCGAAAATCGCCGCGCTCGCCTCCACCGAGGAAGGAATCGGGTTCGCCATCGACACCTCCGGGCAGGCCTACAAGACCACGGAGAGCGACGGCTGGAAGGACATCGGCATCGTCAACGCCCAGGTGAAGTTCTACGACGTCTACGCCGGAGGCCACGGGAAGGTGTACGTCTCCGCGGGCGACGGCCGCCTCTACCGCTACGACAACTCCTACAACCAGTGGACGCCCATCTCGGTCGGGAACGCCGCGCTCCACTCCTTCGACATGTACGACGGCGACATGGTCGTC carries:
- a CDS encoding WD40/YVTN/BNR-like repeat-containing protein; translated protein: MWQLGPHADEPEWKLLDVPFDNDLMEICQTTVGAYAIGDGGVLAGNRNKEGWKIVLDDGPNARDNQLRAMDVTDDGKRLWFLGSSGAIGCYDVETRRKYDYSYPKEMTSTWEGITVSGPAGREKGLAANGSGEVMPFTIDGFDVDWGVAEKPVGGKASKIAALASTEEGIGFAIDTSGQAYKTTESDGWKDIGIVNAQVKFYDVYAGGHGKVYVSAGDGRLYRYDNSYNQWTPISVGNAALHSFDMYDGDMVVLGGGGLFYQRQFGGQRWRKIHTPTKKTLYDVRLGKPYDVAVGKGGTVLHRPRGEAANEESSADGDQYDGRGELYDGDENAKNQSGSTSGKTSGTETNSDGSQ